In Melanotaenia boesemani isolate fMelBoe1 chromosome 5, fMelBoe1.pri, whole genome shotgun sequence, the DNA window gcaaacttcactatatgacagctgggatgtctcgccgagcagtcatatgtcagcagagtgaacaggagggggctcagcacacagccctgaggagagccggtgctgagggtgatggaggaggaggtggagttatggatcctgacagtctgaggtctgttggtcagaaagtccaggacccagttccccagtgtgttactcagaccaagggtggagagcttctggaccagtgtctgtgggatgatggtgttgaaggcagaggagaagtccaggaagagcaggcgggcgtatgagtttctgctctccaggtgggtgagggttgtgtggaccactgatgagatggcgtcatcagtggagcggttctttctgtatgcatactgatgtgggtccactgtgacgttgatggagtctttgatgtgggccataaccagcctctcaaagcacttcatgactaccggggtcagggctatgggtcggtagtcattcaggcctgtcactgtgggacacTTTGGGACGGGGACAATGGTTGCAGTCTTTAGACAGGTGGGAACGGATGCCAGTGATAGTaaggtgttgaagatgtccgtcaGCACCTCAGCCAGCTGGTGTGCGCAGTCTTTCAGTACACGCCCTGGGATGTTGTCTGGGCCAGCAGCTTTGCGGGGGTTAATTCCTTTAAGGGTCTTtctcacatcagcagtggacacacagaggggcgtgtcaccaggtggtggtgttagtctattgcagggagggggggagtCAGGGTCCTCAAAGCGAGCGTAAAACCTGTTTAGTTCGTCTGGCAGGGAGGGGTCCTTTGGACATTGTGCACCCTTGGTGTCGTAGTCTGTGATGCACTTTATGCCCATCCACATGCTCCGGGGGTCGTTGGAGGTGAGGTGACCCTGAATCTTCTGAGCGTATGTGGCTTTGGCCCTCTTGACACCCACCGTCAGATCTTTTCTCGCCGTTCTCAGTGCTGATGCCTCACCTgccctgaacgcagcatcccTGGTTTTCAGCAGAGCTCTCACCTCAGCATTcaaccagggtttctggtttggatagcaggtaactgtcctggtggtggtgacatcatcagtaCACTTGGAGATGAAGCCGAGGACAGAGGAGGTGTAGTCCTCCAGGTCCACCTCTCCCTCACACATAGCTGCCTCTCTGAAGACCTGCCAGTCTGTGCACTGGAAGCAGTCCTGGAGCACAGAGGCTGCATCACTGGGCCACACAGTGACAGTCTTCTTTGTTGGCCTGATCCGTCTCAGCAGGGGGCAGTAAGCTGGCGCCAGCAGGATGGAGATGTGGTCAGAGAGGCCAAGATGGGGCCGAGGAAGAGCTCTGTATGCACCACGTATGTTTGTGTACACACAGTCCAGAGTGTTGTCCCCTCGTGTGGGAATGGTGACATGCTGGCAAAACCTGGGCAGAGTGTCCGTCAGTTTCACGTGGTTAAAGTCTCCCGCAACCACGTAAAGTGCCTCCGGGTGCGCAGTCTGCAGCGAGCTGATGGTGTCATGGAGCTCCTGTAGCGCTTCGTTAGCATTAGCACCCGGTGAGATGTAAACAATGGTGACGAACACCGCGGTGAACTCTCGAGGCAGATAGTGCGGCCGACATTTCACCGTCATAAGTTCTATCACCTCAGAGCAGTGGCTTTTTAGCAGTCCACAGTTTGTACACCAACCTTCGTTTATGTACACACATAGTCCTCCTCCTCTCGACTTCCCCGACCGGTGGTCGCGGTCCGCAGATTTCCATGTGGGGTACTAAGGAATGCttgttttaatgtatgtatgtaatgtacaTACGTGTAAATTTCAGCCttaaaatgttgatgttttAGGGAATACTGTGAAAGAAAAGCTGTGAATTGGAAACCCAACAAGGTCTCATGGGATACATATTTAGTAAAGTTGAGAAGTCAGAGACGAAAATAATCAAAGCTGaaagtttttactttaaaatgaaaaggtgTGTTAAACTACGGCCACTATTTTATGGGTTGCAACCAAGCaaagataataaatagatcTTAATCGGGATCatactgttgtttttgttctgtgtcaCAGTTGTAAAGTTTTCCAGGACTTAGTGTCAGTTTGACATTAATGAACTATTTTAGGGCTATAAGGGACTTTTcttgtaaacaaacagaactttgttGTACCTACATGCAGCCTGCATTTGCTTCAATATCAAGCTATTTAAGTCatttgagtaaataaataaatacagaaaagagaaaacacagaacatTTTAGGGCTAcgaataaagttttgttttttcaaaaattACAAAGGTAAATAATGGAAGTATTAAGCTGATTTGAATAAAGCTACACACGAGTCGTGCTAATGTTCCCGTCTCCGCCCATCAGGTAATGACAACAGCTATTACGAGCTGGCCCAAAGTCTTCGTCAGAGAATCCAAGAAATAAAGGTGAAGATCGACAGACAGATGAGGATCCTGTCCGCCCTGAAAGATCGGGTCAAAGACCAGGTCGTGGAGATGAGGAAGCTGGAGGTACGGAGAGCAGatggcaacaaaaacacactcacatactgtaaatacatatatatttatctgtCAAGGATTATGTGATTATAAGGTTATGACTTCAGAGCTTTTTCCAGTCTCAACCAGCGAGCAAACTCACAACATAATATCCTTGAAAAATCTCATGTGTGAAAGTGATtctatgtttttcttgttgtgcATTTCCACAACAAATATTCTACTTCTTCTATTAAATCAGAGCAAGCAGAACAAGTGGGCTGCACAGTGCCTTGAGTCTGCACTATGCAGCCAGTTTATCTGCTTTAATCCAGTGGAAATGTGTTTGATTCACTTTTTTTcactcagattaaaaaaaagaaaaaaaaaatgtaaacattcatGATTAATATTCAATAAGTGTGACCAAGATTGCATAATTTCTGTCGTCCAGAATTAAGACAACAGCAGTTAAACACGTACCATGCTTAGATTTACACACAGGATAATACTAATGTAAAACTGGTTTATCAGCTATTTCGCTCAGGAATCATATTTCTGGTTGTTTGTCTCCTCTGTCAGGTCGATATTGACATGAAGCTCCGCTCCTGCAAAGGATCCTGCTCTGGATATGTTGAGTACAACGTGGACAAGGAGAGCTACGTGACTCTGGATAAACAGGTGAACACTTAGATCCTAAATCCAATTACTGGCAAAAAAAACTTCTGCAAAACAACTGTGGAATATTTTAAACTCATTATCAGCTCATTTAGCTGAATTTCCACAGCATATAAACATTattgtaaacattaaaaaaacaaacaaaatcatgcaAATTATGTAACTAATGGCTAAAAAGACATAATCTTCCCTGTAAAGACATTGCTTTACCTAAATAATCTTATTAAAGGAGATCTAAGTGTGCTTGACCAGATTTTGATATCATTTTAACAAATGTGTGgccacttaaaataaataaataaactgtattttgttttaggatttAACATTACTTTCAACAATTCAAATGACAAATATACATTTCAATGGCCTGTCAATGCATTATGTAAAGGAAAAATAGTGAAGTTAGAGATAAGGCAGGTACATTAGTTTTATGATGAACATGTCTTTCATAAAAAAGATGTAAAGATGAGGTTTTGtgaagtttttcttctttgtgtctgTCAGGTGATGCAGCTGGAAACTCCACAACAGAACATCGAGTCGGTGGGTACGATGTACGTGATGAAGAGCCGGCAGTTGAAGGACGTGGTTGTGGCGAGCGTCTTCAAATCTAAGGACGTGGGGGGAAAACAGAAAGAGGACATGTTCCCTGAGGTGAGTGATAAAACTCTTTAGATTGCATTAACATTTGCAAACAAATCTTAATTTTTAAGCTTCTTGCTGATTTCACATTCATTACCAGTAAACATCAAACTTGTAGCGTCAGCTTGTTTCTTCTGAGGTTAAATTGATATTTTCATAACTAATGTGACAAAAATGTTCACGAAAGTTTATACGATATTAGAATTTAAAGcaaatttagttgttttgatATAGTGACATAAATGATCTTGAGATAAGACAGTTAACACTCAAGGTCTAATGTTAATTGACcgttattaattacttttatttttacctttatatttgagctttaaaactttttacCTACATTGTTTGCTTTAATTCCTTTCAGCACAACCTTTCTTGTGTGAAATGACCACAAACCAGTTTGATGAAACATTTTGTTaacttaaaatgcaaataaaaatagttgattttaaaaCTTAACAAATTTAATAGCCAGTTATAAACAACTATTTACATCAAAATGCTGCAATGGTTCAGGCAGTTTTTGTACAACTATTTACAAAATGATCCGTTATCACCAGAAGAtgccatttaaaatgttttaagagGACATTACAGGTTGGACATTTCCAGGGTGTGttagtcctcctgtccaccaggaggcagcactTTAATCAGCTTGTTGTGGAGTTTGGCCACTCCAACTTCTTCTCTTCATCAGCAACCAAATGCATCTCTTTATCatatttttctctatttttgaTTGGTGGATGTGGTGCATTTTTCCACTAGTAGGAAAGAGTTTATTAGGTTTTTatgaagctttttctttttcttacctTAAAACCAGCCGTTTTTACCATTTCTTCCTGCTCCAAATGCAAAGATAATATGTATGCTGTACATTTTGTTTGATCATAAATCAGATTTTACTCGGTCTATAAACACACTTTCAAAACTGGAAGGTAGTTTTGGGTCTGCATTGTTGAAAGAAGTTGGAAGGGAAGCTTTCTGTCTTGCTGCTGCgtcattttaaatctgatatGCGACCACGAACCCCGGAGGGTTAACTCGTTATCTTAAAATAATGATgttcaaatatttttctatcatGGCTGCTCTCGACTTCCATATTTACCAGccaaacaaactttaaaaaaaagtttcctgcAGAAAAGAACAACCGTCCTGGGAACCAAAATTTATTGGCAGGACTTTACTTTCAGTTTCTCAAAAATTTTGAGGAAATTATACTTCAttgaacagatttatttatttatcataataaaaataatgaaaatgtcttGAGATGTTGAGTGTAACAAACATTTTACCATGCATGTGACTTTTTCAATCAATAAAATGGCATCCTGTGCAGCCCCACTCATTTCACTTATAACTGCACATATGTTAGCTGTAGCTGTTTGTTAGGCAGCAATGTGGACACTGGTTTtactaacatttttatttttgcacatcCTAACAGTTCTGCACATTCAAGTTGACTTTGCtgcctttaaaatattttaaacttacAAAGATGCATTAGCGTCCCAGTATTAACACCCCTGAAACTGAAGATATTTGCAGAACTTGTGCATGTCCGGTTCCCCTGCAGGAAGCATACACTTTATTTTCCCCAATGCAGCATAAGACCCTTATCAGTAGACTTTACAATCTTTTtagattttgctttatttaggaATCTGTGTTCCAGGTAACCCTCTAAAGTAAGTGAACAATATGAGTTAGCATAATGCTAGCTTCTTAACTGAAAATAGATAATGATGAAGTTCCAAATTAGTGAGTTCATTTTGCTTGTCAGAGCTAAGCAAAAGTATGGGGCTGTTGCTGTTTGTTAGAGAGATTAtgcagaaaaggaaaagatttGGATCCCTTTAGTTTAAATTGTAAAATGCAGCATTGGCCTTGCAGGAGAATGACTCTTTGAGCACTGTTTGTCTCTGGGTACCAAAAACCACAAGTTTCACATTATCTTGTTTGAttgttaaaaataatctttgAAAAATGGAGATACTGTAACCTTTACCATAAGGCAACTATTTGCACTTATTCTATAATCTTCTTTTTCCAGGTTAAAACTATCCAGTTGATCCTGGAGGAGGAAGGCTCCAGCTCATCTCCAGCAACCATCTCCAAGGTTCCAGGTACTTCCTACGAAACTTCCAAATCCTCACCTGCATCATCTTCAGCCACCTCCACTTCTACAACTTCCTCAAAGTCCATCACCGAACTTAGCGGACGTGGCGATACTGGTGTTTTTGAAAGCTTTGATGGTCCCAGCATTACCAGTTCAAGCCGTGTGTCCACCAAAACTGTCAGCTGCACCAAGAGCATCAGGAGGACAGTGGTTCACACAAAAGATGGACCAGTGGAAAaagtagaggaggtgactgatggagGACCTGAGTGCCAGGCGGTGAGCATCAACAAAGGATTGGGCTCCTTGTTCCCCACCCTCAGCcacacatcctcctcctcctcctcttcctcctcatcctcctcctcagtaTCTACCAAGAGTGTTCATACTGGTGATGCAAAGGGAAGCCTCTTGGGAGATTTCAAGTCTGGTTTTATGGATTCATTTGGCGGGGACGTAGGGCTTGACCTCGGAGCATTCTTGACCGACAACACAGAAGATGACGTTCCTGATTTCCACGCCAGGAGTGTGAAGAGCACACGTGTCGAGAGGCAGGATGATTTTGTAGGAAAAGGTACCAAAACATCAGACCTGGAGTAAAATCTGCAAAGCAAAGAAGATAAGAGTCAGCTAGATAGCATGTGTTAGCATCAGCTAGCTTGCTAGCTAGCCCTATGTACCAAAATACAAAGTGAATACagctttctttatttctttgcttcatgTGTGTTAGAGTGGAAATATTCTGGCTAAATGTAACCAAGAAAAGTTTTGGAATAAATTTTCCTGTGACTGAATATTTAGATGAGCAAATGTAAAATTACTTTtcaaaaatattcaataaaaatgcatttattgttCCCCGAACTTTTTGTTTAGTCCTCAACCAACATTGACTTATATGTTTAAACTTTATGTGTACAACTGTACACAAGTAGCACCAGAACCACCTAGCACGTTTTATCTACTGCCCTGTTTTAACCAAGAAATGTGTCATAAAATCCTGCCAACTGCTGTAAATGGGTTGGTTATGAAGGAAATGAAGTAGTTTAGGTTGAAAAGTTTTTATCTCTGGTGTCAGTTTCAACCAGCTGAAGCAAATCTGGTCAACGCTAACTGGAGGTCTGCGGTGTGCCCCTCTGTTTGCAGATTGTGTCGAAGCCTACGAGAAGCACCTGAAAGGGGAAACAAACGGCCTGTTTAAGATCAAACCTGGTGGCACCGACTCCCAGGTGGAGGTAGAAGTTTACTGTCAGCAGGAGGGGCTAATGGGTGGGTGGTTGTTAGTCCAGCAGAGAGAAAGTGGCACACTGGGCTTCAACCGCACCTGGGCTGAATACCGCCAAGGGTTTGGTTCGGTCGATACTCTGGGTAAGGGGGAGTTCTGGTTGGGCAACCTGAACCTCCACTTGTTGACTAATCAGGGTGAGACAATACTGAAGGTAGAGATGGAGGATTGGGAGGGGGGCGTAGTCACTGCTGAGTACACAGTCAGGGTGGGCTCGGAAGCGGACGGGTACCGGCTGCATGTCTCCGGGTACACCGGGGATGCTGGGGATGCTTTGGTGATGCCCAAGTCTGAGAAGGCGTCTGACTTGTCTCACAACGGGATGAAATTCAGCACCTTTGACAAAGACAACGATGAGTCGGAGGAGAACTGTGCAGAGGTGTACGGAGGTGGGTGGTGGTACAACAAATGCCAGTCTGCAAACTTAAATGGGATTTATTACAAAGGCACATATGaccccaaaacaaacacaccgTACCAGACTGAGAACGGAGTCGTGTGGGTGACATACAAACCAGCCACTTACAGCCTGAAGGCTGTTCGGATGTTTGTCCGACCAGCTGCCTTTTAACGAGAAAATAAGGCCAAACACAGGCTTATGCACAtcttaaataaatatgacaaaaaaagagttaaatCCTTGTTTACTGCTAAGCTGTTTGGAACGTCTAAAATGACTTGAAAATGTCAAAGCATGAACATATTTTAATGTCAAACCACAAACCtatttttactgatttttatatttttgttcagCTCACTGTGTAAAGGTCGTTGACCTGTTTGTTAGTGTTACCTGTTCACGATGTTCCTGCATTGACCTGATGTTCTCTCTGTTGCTCAACTCTGTACAGATCAATGACTGAACTCTGCTCCATCAATAAAGATTCAGTGTTCACTTCAGCTGTTGTGGGTTTTGCTCTCATTTCACAatagtttaatatattttttttaaaatactacttttaaaataacattaaaatatttagcattAGCACAGACTTACAAtctaatatataaaaatagacatgacataaaaaaagttCTCAATTTTGTATTTTCCAAAGGTTAAATACACAATTATGTAGAACCTCCAACTTATTGAGTCTCTTTTCTACACTCAgaggccactttatcaggtccaccttctagaaccggggtggaccccctttttcctccagaactgctttaattcttggtgtaaTAGATTGAACAAAAtatggaaacattcctcagcatcacacagttgctgcagatttgtaaGCTGCACATCcacgatgagaatctcccgttccaccacatccaaaAACTGCTCTATTTATCAAGGAtctccaaccctggtcctccagGCACACTGTTctgtaggttttagatgtttccctcctGCAACACACCTTATTCAAATTTAATTGCTCTCCAGTAGCTTAATGTCAAGCTCTGCACGAGTCTGTTAATGATCCATTAATTTGTGTctggtgtgttgtagtaggaaaacttcttaaacctgcaggacagcatgCCTCGAGAACCAGGGTTAGCTATCTAAGCTCGGCTgaattgagatctggtgactgtggcgtaaattggagtacagtgaactcattgtcatgtttaagaGAGCTGTTGGAGATCACTTGAGCTTAAGTAGCTCTTCAAGACATCTGCTCCACACAGGGCCTGCCTGAGCCTTTATGGGGCCATAATAGAATTTAATTAGCACTTTTTAATATGCGGTGGGATG includes these proteins:
- the fga gene encoding fibrinogen alpha chain, which gives rise to MLRLALLACTLAVALTQMVDPRGARPVEHGTKADKCATQKEWPFCTDDDWGSKCPSGCRIQGIMDKNDFELLKKVEKIRSMLDQYKNKYRTTDLASKQTYTYLTEKLTASSGNDNSYYELAQSLRQRIQEIKVKIDRQMRILSALKDRVKDQVVEMRKLEVDIDMKLRSCKGSCSGYVEYNVDKESYVTLDKQVMQLETPQQNIESVGTMYVMKSRQLKDVVVASVFKSKDVGGKQKEDMFPEVKTIQLILEEEGSSSSPATISKVPGTSYETSKSSPASSSATSTSTTSSKSITELSGRGDTGVFESFDGPSITSSSRVSTKTVSCTKSIRRTVVHTKDGPVEKVEEVTDGGPECQAVSINKGLGSLFPTLSHTSSSSSSSSSSSSSVSTKSVHTGDAKGSLLGDFKSGFMDSFGGDVGLDLGAFLTDNTEDDVPDFHARSVKSTRVERQDDFVGKDCVEAYEKHLKGETNGLFKIKPGGTDSQVEVEVYCQQEGLMGGWLLVQQRESGTLGFNRTWAEYRQGFGSVDTLGKGEFWLGNLNLHLLTNQGETILKVEMEDWEGGVVTAEYTVRVGSEADGYRLHVSGYTGDAGDALVMPKSEKASDLSHNGMKFSTFDKDNDESEENCAEVYGGGWWYNKCQSANLNGIYYKGTYDPKTNTPYQTENGVVWVTYKPATYSLKAVRMFVRPAAF